The Bos indicus x Bos taurus breed Angus x Brahman F1 hybrid chromosome 3, Bos_hybrid_MaternalHap_v2.0, whole genome shotgun sequence genome includes a window with the following:
- the LOC113890161 gene encoding ribonuclease P protein subunit p20-like, with amino-acid sequence MAENREPIGVVKAEPDPVEYTLWERLPHRLPWRPSDIYVHKKTGLMVQLACCQKLLGRRAGIQSACTEIFTHHLGLPVTRVVHIALQLQAGSFRSLHTAARTSAWELVHEWEPGPGTGEPPLQVCNNSAIPICVFRVTLKKLK; translated from the coding sequence ATGGCTGAAAATCGAGAGCCTATTGGGGTTGTCAAGGCTGAGCCTGACCCAGTGGAGTATACCCTGTGGGAGCGGCTTCCCCACCGCctgccctggaggcccagtgacATTTATGTCCACAAGAAGACTGGCCTTATGGTCCAGCTGGCCTGCTGCCAGAAACTGCTAGGCCGAAGGGCAGGGATTCAGAGTGCCTGCACTGAGATCTTCACCCACCACTTGGGCCTGCCTGTCACCCGTGTCGTTCACATTGCCCTACAGCTGCAGGCTGGCAGCTTCAGGTCTTTGCACACGGCTGCCAGAACCTCCGCCTGGGAGCTTGTGCATGAGTGGGAACCAGGGCCGGGTACAGGAGAGCCGCCGCTCCAGGTCTGCAACAACTCAGCCATCCCTATCTGTGTCTTCAGGGTCACCCTCAAGAAATTGAAATGA